A segment of the Aureliella helgolandensis genome:
CGTGAACGGCACCTGCAGGTCATGCCCGGCTTGCTTCGCCGCTCGTTCGACTGCTGCGCAGCCGGCTAGGACGATCAAGTCCGCGAGTGAAACGCGTTTCCCACCAGTCTGTGAGCGATTGAAGTCCGCCTGAATTCCTTCCAGCACCTGCAGAGCTTTTGCCAGCTCGCCCGGCTGATTGACTTCCCAATCCTTCTGCGGCGCAAGTCGAATGCGAGCCCCATTGGCTCCACCCCGCTTGTCCGTACCACGAAAGGTCGACGCCGAGGCCCAGGCGGTCAAAACCAATTGTGAGTTGGAAAGATTTGAAGCAAGAACTTCAGCTTTCAGGCTTGCAATATCTTGCTCACCGATCAACTCGTGATCTACCGCGGGCACCGGATCTTGCCACACTTGAGGAGCTGCAACCCAGGGGCCGAGGCATCGAGAGACAGGCCCCAAATCCCGGTGCGTCAGCTTGTACCAAGCTTGCGCAAACGCTTTTTCGAACTCATCAGGATTCTCAAAAAAGCGTTTCGAAATCGGTCCATAGATCGGATCCAATTTCAGTGCGAGGTCTGTCGTGAACATCATTGGGGCGTGGCTCTTCGACGAATCGTGCGCATCGGGCACGAGCCCTTCAGCCGACTTGTCAGTAGGTTGCCACTGCAGAGCGCCAGCTGGACTCTTGGTCAGCTCCCATTCATAGCCGAACAGGTTATCGAAGAAGCCATTGGACCACTGAGTGGGTGTGGAGCTCCAGGCCCCCTCCAGCCCACTGGTGATCGTGTCGCTCCCATTGCCCGATCCAAACGTATTTTTCCATCCGAGCCCTTGCTCCTCGAGCGTAGCTCCCTCCGGTGCAGGTCCCACGAACTTGCCGGGATCGGCCGCCCCATGAGCTTTGCCAAAAGTGTGGCCGCCAGCGATGAGTGCCACAGTCTCTTCGTCATTCATAGCCATGCGAGCGAAGGTTTCACGAATATCCTTGGCAGCAGCCAATGGATCAGGCTTGCCATTCGGTCCCTCGGGGTTCACGTAGATCAATCCCATTTGAACAGCCGCGAGAGGATTCTCGAGCTCTCGATCTCCGCTGTAACGCTTGTCCCCCAACCACTCGGTTTCTGGTCCCCAGTTAACATCCAGCTGAGGTTCCCAGACGTCCTCGCGGCCTCCAGCGAACCCCAAGGTTTCAACTCCCATGGATTCCAGGGCGCAATGTCCCGTGAACACCAGCAGGTCGGCCCAAGAAATCTGCCTGCCGTATTTTTGCTTGATCGGCCAGAGCAGACGCCGTGCCTTGTCGAGATTCCCATTGTCTGGCCAACTATTGAGCGGGGCAAAACGCTGGGTACCATAACCAGCTCCCCCTCGTCCATCCGCTACGCGATAGGTGCCCGCACTGTGCCAGGCCATGCGGATAAAGAAGGGGCCATAGTGACCGTAGTCGGCAGGCCACCACGGCTGCGAAGTCGTCATCAACTCTTGGATATCCTGCTTCAGTGCTTCCAAGTCCAGCTTTCCGAACTCTTCTGCATAGTTGAAGTCCCTTCCCATCGGATTGCTCTTCAACGAGTTCTGATGAAGGATCTGAAGATTCAACTGATTGGGCCACCAGTCACCGTTTGAAAACGCGCCCGCCGCTGTGTTACGACTGCCGGCCGCCGGGACCGCCCCCATCACGGGACATTGGGTGACAGCCGCTTTACCTTCGGCCGTCGGCACCTTGCTTGTCGCATTCTGCGCGAATGCGGTGGTGGCTGAGCACAGCACCACGCAATTCGTCAAACCAAGGGCAAGTTTCTTGACTAAGGTCATGGGATCTCTCCTAGGAGTGGGCGGAAAAAGGAATGGCATCCTGTGGATCGCCAAGTCCACCTAGGTAGAGTATGGACGATTTCGAACAATCCATCCAATGCATTCCTCGCATACCATCTATGCGATTCACGCATAGCGATGCGCAATATGCATATCAGGCTTCGCAGCGACAGATCT
Coding sequences within it:
- the katG gene encoding catalase/peroxidase HPI, with protein sequence MTLVKKLALGLTNCVVLCSATTAFAQNATSKVPTAEGKAAVTQCPVMGAVPAAGSRNTAAGAFSNGDWWPNQLNLQILHQNSLKSNPMGRDFNYAEEFGKLDLEALKQDIQELMTTSQPWWPADYGHYGPFFIRMAWHSAGTYRVADGRGGAGYGTQRFAPLNSWPDNGNLDKARRLLWPIKQKYGRQISWADLLVFTGHCALESMGVETLGFAGGREDVWEPQLDVNWGPETEWLGDKRYSGDRELENPLAAVQMGLIYVNPEGPNGKPDPLAAAKDIRETFARMAMNDEETVALIAGGHTFGKAHGAADPGKFVGPAPEGATLEEQGLGWKNTFGSGNGSDTITSGLEGAWSSTPTQWSNGFFDNLFGYEWELTKSPAGALQWQPTDKSAEGLVPDAHDSSKSHAPMMFTTDLALKLDPIYGPISKRFFENPDEFEKAFAQAWYKLTHRDLGPVSRCLGPWVAAPQVWQDPVPAVDHELIGEQDIASLKAEVLASNLSNSQLVLTAWASASTFRGTDKRGGANGARIRLAPQKDWEVNQPGELAKALQVLEGIQADFNRSQTGGKRVSLADLIVLAGCAAVERAAKQAGHDLQVPFTPGRSDARQEQTDVESFAVLEPTADGFRNYFGHQLDRPAEEKLIDRAQLLTLTAPEMTVLLGGMRVLNANADNLQLGVFTKRPGVLTNDFFVNLLDMDTIWKKSPQCEFFFEGLDRDSGDVKWRASSVDLVFGSNSQLRAIAEVYASADSQQKFVEDFVAVWDKVMNLDRFDLASSQPIVGKPVALK